AGCTCATGCGCCGGAGACCCTCGATGACGACGGCGCCGCGCTCGATCGGGGCCGCGTAGGCCAGGATCGCCAGCAACTGGGGGTCGTCACGCTCGACCCGCAGGCTCTCGGCGACCGCGACGACCCGCTGTCGGGCATCCTGCCCCGGTTCGACCCAGAAGCAGCGCAGTGCCGCGCTCCACAGGATGCGCAGCGCCCACCGGGAGTCGCCGCCGAGTGCCACCGATTCGGCCAGCTCGGCCAAGGCGAGCGGACCCACCGCGTGGTCTCCCGTCCCGTCGTCGAAGGCGCCCTTGATCCAGAGCATGCGGGTGTGCTGCTGCGGAGACAGTTCCAGCGACTCGGTCTCGCGCAGGAGCCGGGCGACGACGTCCCGGTTGCCCAGCTCGACGGCGATGTCGGCGGCCCGCAGCAGCCTTTCCACCCGCTGCCGAGGTTCGTGGCTGAGGCCGGCGGCCTGTTCGAGGGCGGGGACGGCCACGGCCGCCGCCCCCCGGTGCTGGGCCCGGGAGGCCATGGCGTCGAGCGCGGCGGCGATCTCCTCGTCGTGGTGTGCCCTCGACGCGGCCCGATGCCAGATCTGGCGGTCCGTCAGGTCACCCGGGCGTCCCCCGGCCAGCTCGGCCAACGTGTCCGCGAGCGCGGCGTGGGCCGCCCGGCGCCGCGCCGGGCCCGCTCCCCGGTACACGGCCGAGCGCATGAGCGGATGGCGGAAGAAGAGCCGCGGCCCGCTCACCGCGACGAGCCGCGCGGCCAGCGCCGGAGCGAGGTCCCGGCCGTCGGCGTCGCGGCCCACCGGAGCAAGGTCCCGGCCGTCGGCGTCGCGGTCCAGCCGTGCCGCCGCCGACAACGTCTCGGCGAGCGCGCCTCCGTCATTGGCCGCCGCGACGAGCAGCAGCTCACGGGTGGCCGCGGGAAGCCCGGCCACCTGGGAGCCGAACGACTCCTCCAGGCGCGCGGTCAGCGGCAGCCCGGACGTGCGGAGCGCGGCGTCCCCGTCTCCCCAGGCGCCGGGCAACTCCGTCAGCGCCAGCGGGTTGCCGTTCGCCTCGCTCAGCACCCGTCGCCGGACCGTGGGCGCCAGTTCGGGGGCGACGGCGTCCAGCAGCCGCCCGGAGGCCTCGTCCGCCAGTCCCTCCAGGGACAGCAGGGGCAGACCGGCGTCGTCCAGCCCGTAGCGGGTGGCGGCGACCAGCACCACCTGCTCGGACTCCAACCGCCTGGCCAGGAACGTGAGCACCTGGGCACTCGCCTCGTCGATCCAGTGCGCGTCGTCCACGACGACCAGCGCGGGCACCCGCGCGGTGGCCTCGGCCAGCAGGTTCAGAGTCGCCAGCCCGACCAGGTAGAGGTCGGGAACGGGTCCGTCCGTCGTCCCGAACGCCGCCCGCAGCGCTTCCCGCTGGAGTGGCGGCAGCGCGCCGTCATGCTCCCTGAGCGGACGCAGGAGCCGGCGCAGGCCCGAGTACGGCAGGCATGTCTCCGACCGCACGCCCGTGGTGGTGAGGATCTGGTGACCGCGAACCTCGGCGTCGGCCACCGCCACGGCCAGCAGCGCGGACTTGCCGATCCCCGCCTCGCCCCTGATCACCAACGCCCCGCCGCCGGCAAAGACCCCGCCGATCAGCTCCGCCAGGTGGCGGATCTCCGCGTCACGACCGACAAGTTCCATCTCGCCGCCTCATTCGATACGGCACATGCTCGCCTACGCCCGGCCCGCCGTCCAGCGCCCCGGTTCTCGCTCCTACGGCAGTACGTGTCAGACGATCCCGCTCCTCGACAGCACACGTGTCAGACGCTGAGGCCGCTTTACGACACGAGGCCCGCGTCGATGGCATCGAGGAGTTTACCCAGGTCCACCAGTTGTTCGTGCTCCAGCGTCCCGAAGATCTCGTGCAGGACGCGCTCGCCCGCCGCCGTACCGGCGGCCAGCGCCCTGGCGCCCTCGGGGGTGAGGCCGACGAGCTTGGAGCGCCCGTCCTCGGGATCCGCCGCCCGTTCTACGAGTCCCTCGCGCTCCAGCGCCTCGACGGACTGGGTGACCGACCGGGGGGCGTGACCGAGTTCCCGCGCCAGCGACGACTGCCGCATGGCACCGCGTCCATCGAGCGCCTGCAGGACCTTCGTACGGGCCAGCGACAGTCCCGCGGCCGTCATGCCGTCGTCGACGACTTTGCGCAGGCGGTATCCGAGGGACAGGTACCGCAGTCCGATCTCCTCGGGCGTCGCCGTCCGGTCCTTCATGGTCATCTCTTCTCGCCGCCGCTCAATTGGTGAGGTACCTCATCGAATGCTACCTTAATGAGGTACCTCACTATTTCCCTGGAAGGAAGAACCCATGGACACCCGGCCCGTCATCGTCATGACCGGCGCGACGAACGGCCTGGGCCGCCTGGCCGCTCTCGATCTGGCCCGCACCGGCGCCCACCTCGGCATCATCGCCCGCAGCGGGTCCAAAGCGGACGCGCTGCGCCGGGAGATCGAACAGGTCGCCCCCGGCACCCCGGTCGACGTCTTCCTCGCCGACCTCTCCCTGCTCGCCGACGTCCGGCGCTCCGCGGAGCGGATCGACGCGCACTACCCCCGGATCGACGTACTGATCAACAACGCGGGTCTGCACGCCTTCTCCCAGCGGGTCACCTCCGAGGGATTCGCCGAGATGACCGCGGTCAACTACCTCGCCCCCTGGGTGCTCACCAACGCCCTGCGCGACAAGCTCACCGCCTCGGCCCCCGCCCGGATCGTCACGGTCGCCTCCCGGGCCTCACTCCGGACCCGCACCATCGACCCGTTCGAGGACCTGACCGACACGGCGGGCTTCACCCGCCGCGGATCGGGCCCGCTGTACGGCCGGACCAAGCTGATGGACATCATGTTCACCCAGGAACTCGGTCGCCGCCTTGAGGGCACGGGCGTCGCGGTCACCTGCCTGTGTCCGGGCTTCAACACCACCGGGCTTGGCCGTGAACTCCCCCTCGCCCGGACCCTGGAGAAGGTCCTCACCCGGCTGAACATCGGCGACCCCCGGCACGGCGCCGACATCATCGTGAGGCTCGCGACCGACCCCGCCTTCGCCCACGTCACGGGAGGCTACTTCGCCGCCAAGACCGCCAGGCCACTGGAGTGCCCGGAGCTCGGCCGCGGCGAGGCGATCCAACGCGCGCTGTGGGACGCCACCGCCGAACTCCTCCACGACACCCGCCGGCCCGGCGGCACGTGACCGTGGAAGATCCGATGTGCCCGAGGCGGCGAGGACGTCGAACCGGAACCGGCCGGTGGGCCGGGCGGAGGTGGGGGTATACCCCGAGGTGAGAGCGGTCGTTTGACCGCCTGAGGGGGAATGACCGATGCCTTCGACGACCGTTGCCGACTATGTGCTGGAGCGCCTGCGCGAGTGGGGGGTCGAAAGGGTTTTCGGCTATCCGGGCGATGGCATCAACGGCCTGCTCGCCGCCTGGGGGCGGGCCGGGAACCGGCCGATGTTCGTCCAGGCGCGGCACGAGGAGATGAGCGCGTTCGAGGCGGTCGGCTACGCCAAGTTCGGCGGGCGCCTCGGGGTCTGCGCGGCGACCTCGGGGCCCGGCGCGATCCACCTGCTCAACGGCCTCTACGACGCCAAGCTCGACCACGTCCCGGTGCTCGCGATCGTCGGCCAGACCAACCGCAGCGCGATGGGCGGCTCCTACCAGCAGGAGGTCGATCTGCTGTCGCTGTACAAGGACGTGGCCAGCGACTACGTGCAGATGGTCACCGTGCCCGAGCAACTGCCGAACGTGCTGGACCGGGCGATCCGCGTGGCACTGGCCGAGCGGGCCCCGACCGCGATCATCCTGCCCGCCGACGTGCAGGAGCTGGACTACTCCGCGCCGGGCCACGAGTTCAAGATGGTGCCCTCCAGCATCGGGATCGACTGGCCGACGACCTTTCCTGACGAGGCGGCGCTCCACTACGCCGCCGATCTGCTCAACGCCGGTGAGAGGGTCGCGATCCTGGCCGGTTCCGGCGCCCGGGGGGCCCGGGAGGAGCTCTGGCAGGTCGCCGGGCTGCTGGGGGCGGGCGTGGCCAAGGCGCTGCTGGGCAAGGACGTGCTCTCGGACGAGCTGCCGTACGTGACCGGCTCCATCGGGCTGCTGGGTACCCGGCCGAGCTACGAGATGATGATCGGCTGCGACACGCTGCTCACCGTCGGCTCCAGCTTCCCCTACACCCAGTTCCTGCCGGACCTGGACCAGGCGCGGGCCGTGCAGATCGACATCGACCCCAAGCTGATCGGCATGCGCTACCCCTACGAGGTGAACCTGGTCGGCGACGCCGCCGTCACCCTGCGGGCCCTCATCCCGCTGCTGAAGCGCAAGCGGGACCGCTCCTGGCGCCGGTGCATCGAGTCCGGCGTCGAGCGATGGTGGGAGACCATGCGGATGGAGGCGATGGTCGAGGCCAAGCCGGTCAATCCGATGCGCCTGTTCCACGAGTTGTCCCCGCTGCTGCCCCCCAACGCGATCGTCGCCGCCGACTCCGGCTCGGCCGCCAACTGGTACGCCCGCAACCTGCGCTTCCGCGACGGCGTACGCGGTTCGCTGTCGGGCACGCTGGCCACCATGGGGTCGGGCGTGCCGTACGGGATCGGCGCCAAGTTCGCCCACCCGGACCGTCCGGTGATCGTGTTCGCCGGTGACGGGGCGATGCAGATGAACGGCCTGGCCGAGCTGATCACCGTCAAGCACTACTGGCGCGACTGGTCCGACCCGCGGCTGATCGTCGCGGTGCTGCACAACAACGACCTCAACCAGGTCACCTGGGAGATGCGCGCCATGCAGGGCTCGCCCAAGTTCCCGCAGTCGCAGACCCTGCCGGACGTGGACTACGCCTCCTTCGCCGCGAGCCTGGGCATGGGCGCCCTCACCGTCGACAGCCCCGAGCAGGTCGCGCCGGCCTGGGAGCGGGCGCTGGGCGCCGACCGGCCCGTGCTCCTGGACGTGTACGTCGATCCGGACGTGCCGCCGATCCCGCCGCACGCGACCTTCGAGCAGATGAAGAACTCCGCCGAGGCGCTCCTGCGGGGCGACGAGAACCGCTGGGGCGTCCTGCGGGAGGGGATCAAGACCAAGATGCAGGAGTTCCTGCCGCACCGCGACAACGGCGGCAGGTGACCGGCCCGCTCGTCGAGGCGGTCGAGGCGAGCGCCTACACCGTCCCGACGGACGGGACGCAGGCCTGGGACTCGGCCACGATCGGGGCGGGGCGGCGGGTACCCTCCCGTGACACGTGACGCCACCGGCGTCACGGCCTGCCGCTGTCGCGCAGTCCGGCCAGGCTCCAGGCGAGGGCGACCCCCGCGTCGGACAGGGCGACACGGCGCCACCGGCCGTCGGCCGCCCCGAGCGCCAGGACGGTTCCGGCGTGCACCAGGTCGATCACCGCGCCACCGGTGAGCACCTCCTGGCTGGGCCGAAGACCCGACCAGGCCGCCTGGCCCAGCTGCCTGGCACCCAGCAGGCGGGCGACGGCCTTCGCCCTGCGATTCCCTCTCCCTCCGAGTGCGCGGAGCACCTGTGAGGGCGCCATCAGCAGCGCCAGCCCCCATGCCGCGCGTGCGACCTCGATCGTCCGCACCGGCGGTATCCTCCCGCCGGATCGCTCCCCGAACGACCCGCGCCGCGTCGTGCCCGTCGCCCTGCGCCCGCGCGCCCACGCCAGGGCGCCCAGCCCCGCCGTCAGGGCCGAGGCCGCCGCGAGCAGTCCGTGGTGCTGGGAGGCCCAGAGCTGGGGGCTGTGCGTTATGGCCCTGCGGTCGAAGGAACCGTGCGCCCCCTCATCGGTACCGGGTTCGTCGTCGGCCGGGCGCCACAGGTTGGGAGGGTCCCGGTGGGTCACCTCGGTGGTCTGCTGGGAGTCGTAGCCCGTCCAGGCCAGGTATCGGTCCAGGAGTCCGGGGATCACCGCGTTGGCGAGGAGCGTCGCGGCGGTCGAGACGCCCACCCAGTACTCGCGCCGCCGCGGATGCTCCGCCGCGTAGAGGATGGCGTCGGCGGGGATCTCGGGCTGGTAGATCGGGGGAACGGGCTGGGGGTGGCCGGGCAGGCGCGACAGCACCCAGTCGAACTGCGGCGTGTTGACCGCCGGCATCTGCACCATCGTGACCCGTACGCCACTCCTGTCGTGCAGCAACTCGCAGCGCAGTGACTCGTTGAATCCCTGGATGGCATGCTTGGCTCCGCAGTACGCGCTCTGCAGCGGGATCCCCCGATACGCCAGCGCCGAGCCGACCTGGACGATCACACCGTGGTCGCGGGGGAGCATCCGCCTCAGCGCGGCGCGGGTGCCGTTGACGAAGCCGAGATAGGTGACCTCGGTCGCGCGGCGGAACTCCTCGGGTGTGATCTCCGTGAAGGGGGCGAACACCGAGGAGAAGGCGACGTTCACCCACACGTCGATGGGACCGAGCTCGTCCTCGGCCCGCCCCGCGGCGGCATCGATCTGGTCGTGGTCGGCGGTGTCGGCCGCGATGGCCAGCGCCTCGCCGCCCGCCTCGCGCACCTCGCGCGCGGCCCCCTCCAGGCCGTCGGCACCTCGCGCGATCAGCGCCACGGCGTCGCCCCTGGCGGCGAAACGGCGGGCGGTGGCCCGGCCGATGCCCGCGCTGGCTCCGGTGATCACTACGACGCGTCGTCCGTCTCGCGTTGTCATGGCTCGGCTCCCATCATGCAGAGTCGATTTACCCCGACAAAAGCGACATAACATCCTAAAGGGTTAATATTCTCGTGGTCGGTGTGCTCACCTGAGGTAGCGCGGCCGGAGGTACGGCGTCACCGGCGCGAAGGCGACGACGAGCCCGCAGTCGGTGCGTGGACGTCCCCGGACAGGGTCACACGCGGCCCGTCCCGGCACATCGAAGGATCGTCGCCAACGTCTCGGACGGCCTGACGTGTCCGCCGTGCGGTGTCCTCCAGGACCCGTCCGAAGAAGTCACGCGAACCACATCATCTCCTGCCCGTGCGGCCGGGTCCAGGCGAGCGGCGTCCCGTCCAGCGCGAGGACGTGCAGCGCCCCGCCGGGCGACTCGGGCAGCGTGTCGTAGGGCAGCACGTCCGGGCTCTCGTTCGCGATCCAGTGGCCGGGCAGCCCGCGTACCACCTCGGCGAACGCCTCCCGCCGCGGCGCGGGCACCTGGTACATCACCGAGGTGTGGAAGACCACCAACGTCGCGCCGGCCGGCGCCTGGGCGGCCAGCGCCGGCAGGTCGTCCACCAGGTCACCGCACGCGAGCAGTGGCGGCTCGGCCGCCGCGACGGCCGCCGCGGCCCGCAGCCGGGGGCGGCGGTGCGCGTGCTCCGGCCAGATGAGGGCGTCGAGCCATGCGAGGTCCGCGGGGTCGCTCACATCGAGCGGGTTCAGATCCAGGCCGGCCCGCCACACCACATCCGGTACGCCGGACGGCGGCACCACTCCGGTGGCCGCGCACTCCAGGACCGGTTCGCCGGAGCCGACCACGTGGTCGCCGTAGCGGTAGGCGTACCGGTCGGGGTAGAGGCACAGCCCGGCGGACGCGCCGACCTCCAGCAGCGCGAGCGGCTGTGGCAGCGCGGCGAGCACCGGCAGCAGTACGGCACACCGCCCGGCCTCGTTCGTCTGCGTGGCCCGGACGCGCATCTCCGCCTCGATCGCCGGCCAGTTCGCCACCGTGTAGTCGTGGAACCCGGCCGGGTCCTCGACCTCGCCACCGAGGAACCGTACGACACCGAACAGCAGGTTCGGCTGCCGTTTGACCGGGGGGAGCGTGCCGAGCAGCGCGAGCACCTCATCGTCGCGGGAGACCGCGAGCGACAGGCGCTCGTATGTCGTCGACACGCCGCACGCCTCGCGCGCGGCGAACTCGGCGTACCTCGCGGCAGTCGTCATGTCCGAATTATCACGCAGAGGGGCGCGGCTTGATATCTCGGGAAGGAATGAACCGATCCGTGCACGCCTTCAGGAGCGAGGCCGGCTCGCATCGGCGCCGTAGCGCAGTCCGTCGACGAGGAGCGCGACCATGCGTTGGCTGTACGCGACTCCCTCGTCCGCCACGGACATGCAGAGATTGGCGACGGCGTACAGGAGGTCCTGGGGGCTGATGTCGGTACGGATCTCGCCACTGGCCGTCGCGCTTTCGAGCAGTGACCCGAGGGTGGGGCCGAGTCGCCGCATGAAGTAGCCGGGCAGGGCGTCGAACGCCGGATCGCCCGAGTGAAGCGCTGTGGCGAGTCCCCGTTTGGTCGCGAGGAACTCGGTGTACCGGTGGAGCCACCTCGCGAGTGCCACTCCCGGCTCGTGCGCCGCGGCCAGCAGCGGGGCCGCGTCGGCGCAGGCGTCCACCTCGCGCTGAAACACGGCCTTGACCAGGTCTGAGCGCTGTGGGAAGTGCCGGTACAGCGTTCCGACTCCGACACCGGCCAGATCGGCGATCTCCTTCGCGGGCGCGTCCACGCCCGACGTGCCGAAGACGGCCTTCGCCGCTTCGAGCAAGGAGTCGACGTTGCGTTGCGCGTCGGCGCGCAGCCGACGCGGCGCGCGTTCGAGTGCGCCCGGACCCGCGGAGCCGGTCGAGTCGACTCCGGTCGGCGCCGTGTTCTCCGTCACGACCCTCCTTCACTTGCATAACCGGAAAGTCTTTCCGTATAGTTCCGGAAAGACGTTCCACTTCGGTCCAGGGTACGGCATGCGAGAGCGCCGGCCACACCTCGACCACAACCCCAGGAGAAACCTCATGCGGTACCGCACGCTTGGCCGGACCGGCATCAGGGTCAGTCCCTACGCGCTCGGCGCGATGATGTTCGGGGCCATCGGCAACCCCGACCACGACGACTCGATCCGCATCATCCACAAAGCGCTGGACGCGGGGATCAACTTCGTCGACACCGCCGACGTGTACTCCCGCGGCGAGTCGGAGGAGATCGTGGGAAAGGCGCTCAAGGGGCGTCGCGACGACGTCGTCCTCGCGACCAAGCTGCATCTCCCGATGGGTGACGATCCCAATCAGCGAGGCAACTCAAGGCGCTGGATCATGACCGCGGTCGAGAACTCGCTGCGTCGCCTGCAGACCGACCACATCGACCTCTACCAAATCCACCGGCCGGACCCCGACACCGACATCGAGGACACGCTCTCGGCGCTCTCGGACCTGATCCACAGCGGTAAGGTCCGGGTGATCGGGTCGTCCACGATGCCCGCCTCCGACCTCGTCGAAGCCCAGTGGGTGGCCGAGCGGCGCGGCCTGGAACGGTTCCGCACCGAACAGCCGACCTACTCGATCCTCAACCGCGGCATCGAGACCGAAGTGCTGCCCGTCGCCCAACGCTACGGGATGGGCACGCTGGTGTGGAGCCCGCTCGCGAAGGGAATGCTCACCGGGCGCATCCGCAAGGGCCGGCAGACCGACCTCCGCCGCGCCGCCCGCTTCACCAGCTTCAGTGACGAGCGCCGGCTCGACGCCGTCGAGCAGATCATTCCGCTCGCCGACGAGGCAGGCCTGCCGATGACGCACCTCGCGATGGCGTTCGCGACCGCTCATCCCGGCGTGACCAGCGCGATCATCGGGCCGCGCACGATGGAGCAGCTCGACGACCTGCTCGCCGGCGTCGACGTCACCCTCACCGACGAGATTCTCGACCGGATCGACGAGATCGTTCCGCCCGGCACCGATGTCGGCACGTTCGACGAGGCCGCCTACCTGCCCCCGGCCCTCCAGCGCTCGAACCTCCGCCGCCGACCCGTCGACGAACGCGCCGCCGCCTGACCGCGTCGAAGCGATGGACCGCGACGAGTAAGTCCTAAGACTGAGAACGGGTAGGGCGAGGCGTACCGGCTGGTGAGCCCACCCGTGGAGCGCGTCGGCAGTGGGCCGGGCGTCGGGCCGGGCGCCGCTCGGCGGATCCTGGCGTTGACCG
This region of Streptosporangium sp. NBC_01495 genomic DNA includes:
- a CDS encoding SDR family oxidoreductase, which translates into the protein MTTRDGRRVVVITGASAGIGRATARRFAARGDAVALIARGADGLEGAAREVREAGGEALAIAADTADHDQIDAAAGRAEDELGPIDVWVNVAFSSVFAPFTEITPEEFRRATEVTYLGFVNGTRAALRRMLPRDHGVIVQVGSALAYRGIPLQSAYCGAKHAIQGFNESLRCELLHDRSGVRVTMVQMPAVNTPQFDWVLSRLPGHPQPVPPIYQPEIPADAILYAAEHPRRREYWVGVSTAATLLANAVIPGLLDRYLAWTGYDSQQTTEVTHRDPPNLWRPADDEPGTDEGAHGSFDRRAITHSPQLWASQHHGLLAAASALTAGLGALAWARGRRATGTTRRGSFGERSGGRIPPVRTIEVARAAWGLALLMAPSQVLRALGGRGNRRAKAVARLLGARQLGQAAWSGLRPSQEVLTGGAVIDLVHAGTVLALGAADGRWRRVALSDAGVALAWSLAGLRDSGRP
- a CDS encoding TetR/AcrR family transcriptional regulator; translated protein: MTENTAPTGVDSTGSAGPGALERAPRRLRADAQRNVDSLLEAAKAVFGTSGVDAPAKEIADLAGVGVGTLYRHFPQRSDLVKAVFQREVDACADAAPLLAAAHEPGVALARWLHRYTEFLATKRGLATALHSGDPAFDALPGYFMRRLGPTLGSLLESATASGEIRTDISPQDLLYAVANLCMSVADEGVAYSQRMVALLVDGLRYGADASRPRS
- a CDS encoding aldo/keto reductase, translating into MRYRTLGRTGIRVSPYALGAMMFGAIGNPDHDDSIRIIHKALDAGINFVDTADVYSRGESEEIVGKALKGRRDDVVLATKLHLPMGDDPNQRGNSRRWIMTAVENSLRRLQTDHIDLYQIHRPDPDTDIEDTLSALSDLIHSGKVRVIGSSTMPASDLVEAQWVAERRGLERFRTEQPTYSILNRGIETEVLPVAQRYGMGTLVWSPLAKGMLTGRIRKGRQTDLRRAARFTSFSDERRLDAVEQIIPLADEAGLPMTHLAMAFATAHPGVTSAIIGPRTMEQLDDLLAGVDVTLTDEILDRIDEIVPPGTDVGTFDEAAYLPPALQRSNLRRRPVDERAAA
- a CDS encoding SDR family NAD(P)-dependent oxidoreductase, with the translated sequence MDTRPVIVMTGATNGLGRLAALDLARTGAHLGIIARSGSKADALRREIEQVAPGTPVDVFLADLSLLADVRRSAERIDAHYPRIDVLINNAGLHAFSQRVTSEGFAEMTAVNYLAPWVLTNALRDKLTASAPARIVTVASRASLRTRTIDPFEDLTDTAGFTRRGSGPLYGRTKLMDIMFTQELGRRLEGTGVAVTCLCPGFNTTGLGRELPLARTLEKVLTRLNIGDPRHGADIIVRLATDPAFAHVTGGYFAAKTARPLECPELGRGEAIQRALWDATAELLHDTRRPGGT
- a CDS encoding thiamine pyrophosphate-requiring protein; this encodes MPSTTVADYVLERLREWGVERVFGYPGDGINGLLAAWGRAGNRPMFVQARHEEMSAFEAVGYAKFGGRLGVCAATSGPGAIHLLNGLYDAKLDHVPVLAIVGQTNRSAMGGSYQQEVDLLSLYKDVASDYVQMVTVPEQLPNVLDRAIRVALAERAPTAIILPADVQELDYSAPGHEFKMVPSSIGIDWPTTFPDEAALHYAADLLNAGERVAILAGSGARGAREELWQVAGLLGAGVAKALLGKDVLSDELPYVTGSIGLLGTRPSYEMMIGCDTLLTVGSSFPYTQFLPDLDQARAVQIDIDPKLIGMRYPYEVNLVGDAAVTLRALIPLLKRKRDRSWRRCIESGVERWWETMRMEAMVEAKPVNPMRLFHELSPLLPPNAIVAADSGSAANWYARNLRFRDGVRGSLSGTLATMGSGVPYGIGAKFAHPDRPVIVFAGDGAMQMNGLAELITVKHYWRDWSDPRLIVAVLHNNDLNQVTWEMRAMQGSPKFPQSQTLPDVDYASFAASLGMGALTVDSPEQVAPAWERALGADRPVLLDVYVDPDVPPIPPHATFEQMKNSAEALLRGDENRWGVLREGIKTKMQEFLPHRDNGGR
- a CDS encoding helix-turn-helix transcriptional regulator, which codes for MELVGRDAEIRHLAELIGGVFAGGGALVIRGEAGIGKSALLAVAVADAEVRGHQILTTTGVRSETCLPYSGLRRLLRPLREHDGALPPLQREALRAAFGTTDGPVPDLYLVGLATLNLLAEATARVPALVVVDDAHWIDEASAQVLTFLARRLESEQVVLVAATRYGLDDAGLPLLSLEGLADEASGRLLDAVAPELAPTVRRRVLSEANGNPLALTELPGAWGDGDAALRTSGLPLTARLEESFGSQVAGLPAATRELLLVAAANDGGALAETLSAAARLDRDADGRDLAPVGRDADGRDLAPALAARLVAVSGPRLFFRHPLMRSAVYRGAGPARRRAAHAALADTLAELAGGRPGDLTDRQIWHRAASRAHHDEEIAAALDAMASRAQHRGAAAVAVPALEQAAGLSHEPRQRVERLLRAADIAVELGNRDVVARLLRETESLELSPQQHTRMLWIKGAFDDGTGDHAVGPLALAELAESVALGGDSRWALRILWSAALRCFWVEPGQDARQRVVAVAESLRVERDDPQLLAILAYAAPIERGAVVIEGLRRMSSQPIVDPQAARLLGSAAVLVGALDLAESLSAAALTGLRSQGRLQLLARALGAQAWSAVLLVNLDVAIPAVYEAARLARETGQPLMYGTAVSTEALLAALRGEGERARTLAAEAEGLSLAAGVRPVLATVQAARGLAALGEERFSEAYDHLARMHDPADPSHHPALRCYALGPLADAAARGGRVEEARGILREMEVVAGRTPSPALHAGLRLARALLADETRAPALFDEALASDAARWPFARAHTQLAYGEWLRRRRRNGEAKPLLRAARETFDALGAIPWGERSRRELRASGERSDQRVSETRDLLSPQEFQIVQLVVSGMTNREIGQRLYLSHRTVAAHLYRVFPKLGITSRAELGAIFASGTR
- a CDS encoding DUF2332 domain-containing protein, yielding MTTAARYAEFAAREACGVSTTYERLSLAVSRDDEVLALLGTLPPVKRQPNLLFGVVRFLGGEVEDPAGFHDYTVANWPAIEAEMRVRATQTNEAGRCAVLLPVLAALPQPLALLEVGASAGLCLYPDRYAYRYGDHVVGSGEPVLECAATGVVPPSGVPDVVWRAGLDLNPLDVSDPADLAWLDALIWPEHAHRRPRLRAAAAVAAAEPPLLACGDLVDDLPALAAQAPAGATLVVFHTSVMYQVPAPRREAFAEVVRGLPGHWIANESPDVLPYDTLPESPGGALHVLALDGTPLAWTRPHGQEMMWFA
- a CDS encoding MarR family winged helix-turn-helix transcriptional regulator: MKDRTATPEEIGLRYLSLGYRLRKVVDDGMTAAGLSLARTKVLQALDGRGAMRQSSLARELGHAPRSVTQSVEALEREGLVERAADPEDGRSKLVGLTPEGARALAAGTAAGERVLHEIFGTLEHEQLVDLGKLLDAIDAGLVS